In Deltaproteobacteria bacterium, one genomic interval encodes:
- the amrS gene encoding AmmeMemoRadiSam system radical SAM enzyme, with the protein MEAYLYERLKDGKVRCDLCNHRCIIKEGKRGICGVRENEKGMLKTLVYGKLIAQHVDPIEKKPLYHVLPGTLSYSVATVGCNFRCRFCQNADIAQLPADRQGMIIGDPYTPEDIVAAAVRAGCRSIAYTYTEPTVFFELAHDTARLAHENGILNVFVTNGYMTSEAVHMIKPYLDAANVDLKAFNDDFYKEQCSAKRKHVMETLALMKSLGIFIEVTTLLIPGLNDDKKELEQLASFIAESLGPETPWHISRFHPTYKLTDRPPTPVESIHQARQIGLDAGLRYVYSGNIPGDEGENTFCYGCGKLLIERWGYRISRNVIVDGRCPECGAMIYGIGL; encoded by the coding sequence ATGGAAGCGTATCTATATGAACGATTGAAGGACGGCAAAGTTCGATGCGATCTCTGTAACCACCGTTGCATTATCAAGGAAGGCAAAAGGGGAATCTGCGGGGTTCGTGAAAACGAGAAAGGGATGTTGAAAACTCTTGTCTACGGAAAGCTCATAGCACAGCACGTTGATCCCATTGAAAAGAAGCCCCTCTATCACGTACTGCCCGGCACTCTTTCCTATTCAGTGGCCACTGTTGGATGCAATTTCAGATGCCGTTTTTGCCAGAATGCCGATATTGCTCAGCTTCCGGCAGACCGGCAAGGGATGATTATCGGCGACCCATACACTCCAGAGGACATAGTGGCTGCGGCAGTGCGAGCAGGCTGTCGTAGCATTGCTTATACGTATACTGAGCCAACGGTGTTTTTCGAACTGGCACATGATACAGCCAGGCTCGCTCACGAAAACGGTATCCTTAATGTGTTTGTTACCAACGGCTACATGACCTCCGAGGCCGTTCACATGATTAAGCCCTACCTTGATGCGGCAAATGTAGATTTGAAGGCCTTTAACGATGACTTCTACAAAGAGCAGTGCAGCGCTAAGCGAAAGCACGTGATGGAGACACTGGCGCTGATGAAGTCGTTGGGAATCTTTATAGAGGTGACCACACTCCTTATTCCTGGTCTTAATGACGACAAGAAGGAATTAGAGCAGCTCGCCTCCTTTATCGCAGAGTCTCTCGGCCCTGAGACGCCATGGCACATCAGCCGATTTCATCCCACGTATAAGCTGACGGATCGGCCTCCCACACCGGTGGAGAGTATTCACCAGGCGCGGCAGATCGGCCTTGATGCAGGGTTGCGCTACGTATACAGCGGAAATATTCCCGGAGACGAAGGGGAAAATACATTCTGTTACGGGTGCGGCAAGCTGTTGATTGAGCGGTGGGGCTACCGAATTTCCAGAAATGTTATTGTAGATGGCAGGTGCCCTGAGTGTGGAGCAATGATTTACGGCATAGGTCTTTGA